A part of Myxococcus landrumus genomic DNA contains:
- a CDS encoding Stp1/IreP family PP2C-type Ser/Thr phosphatase: MFAVALTTEAFGLTDVGRKRQHNEDAMLVDAPLGLYVVADGMGGHAAGEVASNRATEVVKQHITSNKHLLKDLGNNPTADSRSAAAALVEVAVQRACADIYRTAMTDSTKRGMGTTFVCLAVGGNKGVIGHVGDSRVYLVRHGQCHRLTEDHTLVAAQLKAGTITKEQAATSQYRNVITRAVGIQESVQVDTLIVDLMPGDMFVLCSDGLHGYVEDEEMLPIVSGMAPADLPKRLIDIANERGGKDNITAVVVKVAGDSAAMASEETSEAQSRMEALRKIPLFRHLTYKEQTAVLSIATTRTYPAGREIVVEGQPGEELFVVIRGRVAIEKNGVEIAELRSGGHFGEMGLIDNAPRSATVRATEPTRTMVISRPDLMGLMKRESILAVKMLWSFVQVLSDRLRATNSELSEARQELAVAQAIQPFAEE, encoded by the coding sequence GTGTTCGCGGTGGCCTTGACCACAGAAGCCTTCGGACTGACCGACGTCGGCCGCAAGCGGCAGCACAACGAAGACGCGATGCTGGTGGACGCGCCGCTCGGGCTCTACGTGGTTGCCGATGGAATGGGAGGCCACGCGGCGGGCGAGGTCGCCAGCAACCGGGCGACCGAGGTCGTCAAGCAGCACATCACCTCGAACAAGCACCTGCTGAAGGACCTGGGCAACAACCCCACGGCGGACAGCCGGTCCGCGGCGGCGGCGTTGGTGGAGGTGGCTGTTCAGCGCGCGTGCGCGGACATCTACCGGACCGCGATGACGGACTCCACCAAGCGGGGCATGGGGACGACCTTCGTGTGCCTGGCGGTGGGCGGCAACAAGGGTGTCATCGGGCACGTGGGCGACAGCCGGGTGTATCTGGTGCGCCATGGCCAGTGCCACCGCCTCACGGAGGACCACACGCTGGTGGCCGCGCAGCTCAAGGCGGGCACCATCACGAAGGAGCAGGCGGCGACATCGCAGTACCGCAACGTGATTACCCGCGCGGTGGGCATCCAGGAGTCTGTCCAGGTGGACACGCTCATCGTGGACCTGATGCCCGGTGACATGTTCGTCCTGTGCTCGGACGGCCTGCATGGCTACGTCGAGGACGAGGAGATGTTGCCCATCGTCTCGGGCATGGCGCCGGCGGACCTGCCCAAGCGGCTCATCGACATCGCCAACGAGCGCGGTGGCAAGGACAACATCACCGCGGTGGTGGTGAAGGTGGCTGGCGACAGCGCCGCCATGGCCAGCGAGGAGACGAGCGAAGCGCAGTCGCGGATGGAGGCGCTGCGCAAGATTCCGCTGTTCCGTCACCTCACGTACAAGGAGCAGACGGCGGTGCTGTCCATCGCCACCACGCGCACCTATCCGGCGGGGCGCGAAATCGTGGTGGAGGGCCAGCCCGGTGAGGAGCTCTTCGTCGTCATCCGAGGCCGGGTGGCCATCGAGAAGAACGGCGTGGAGATCGCGGAGCTGCGCTCGGGCGGGCACTTCGGAGAGATGGGGCTCATCGACAACGCGCCGCGCTCGGCGACGGTTCGCGCGACGGAGCCCACGCGCACCATGGTCATCTCCCGTCCGGACTTGATGGGCCTGATGAAGCGCGAGTCCATCCTCGCGGTGAAGATGCTCTGGAGCTTCGTGCAGGTGCTGAGCGACAGACTGCGTGCGACGAACTCCGAGTTGAGCGAGGCTCGGCAGGAGCTGGCCGTGGCCCAGGCCATCCAACCGTTCGCCGAGGAGTGA